The segment CCTGGTCATCGGCACCCATCGCCTGTTGAGCAAGGATGTCCGCTTCAAAGACCTGGGCCTGGTAGTGATAGACGACGAGCACCGCTTCGGTGTGGCTCATAAGGAGCGCCTGAAGCGCCTGCGCACCCAGGTGGATGTGCTCACTATGACAGCCACGCCGATCCCCCGCACGTTGGGCATGGCTCTGGGGGGGCTGCGGGCGGTGAGCCTGATACGCACCCCACCCGAGATGCGCCAGCCGGTGAAGACCTTTGTCTCGGAATACAGCGACGACCTGGTGAGGGAGGCTATCCTGCGGGAACTGGCCCGCAACGGGCAGGTATTCTACCTGCACAACCGCATTCGAGACATCCACGCCGTAGCCCGTCGCCTGGGGAACCTGGTGCCCCAGGCCCGCATCGCCGTCGCCCACGGGCGCATGGCCAAAGAGGCGCTGGGGGAGGCGGTGGAGCGCTTCCGCCGAGGGGATGTGGACATCCTGGTGTGCACCACCATCATTGAGGCGGGGCTGGACCTGCCCAACGCCAACACCATTATTGTGGAGCGCGCCCACCTGTTGGGGCTGGCCCAGATGCACCAGTTGCGGGGGCGAGTGGGGCGTGGGGGCCAACAGGCCTATGCCTACTTCCTGGTGCCTAAGGGGGTGCGCCTCACCCCCGAGGCCGAGGCGCGCCTGAAGGCCATCCTCTCCGCCAGCGAACTGGGGGCGGGCTTCCGCATCGCCATGAAGGACCTGGAGATCCGGGGAGCGGGCAACCTCCTGGGCCCCCAGCAGAGTGGGCACATCTACGCCGTCGGGTGGGACCTGTACCTGCGCATGCTGCAGGAAGCGGTGGAGGAACTGAAGGCTAAAGGCGAAGGGAGGCCCTGGACGCCTGAGGAGTCGCCCCTGGCTCCCCGCCCCCAGGTGACCATAGACCTTCCCCTCTCCGCCTACCTCCCCCACACCTATGTGCCCGACCAGACCCAGCGGGTTGCCCTGTATCAGCGGATGGCGGAAGTGACCACCCTGGACGGGGTGCGCGACCTGGAGGAGGAGCTGAACGACCGCTTCGGCCCCCTCCCTGCGGAGGTGCAGAACCTCCTGCAGGTGCTCCGTTGGCGCGCTTTGGCCCTGCAGGCGGGTGTGCACAGCATCGCAAAAGAGGGGGATGAGATTGTGCTCCGCCTGCGGGAGCCCGTGGGGGGGGCGCGCCCCGCCCTGGAGAAGCGCCTTGCGCCTGTGGCGCGGGTGGGGCCGGAAACGGTGCGCCTGCCTTTGCGGGGGCGCTGGGAGGCCAGTCTCACCTGGGTGTTGGAGCGCCTGGCGACCTTCCGCCAAGAGGTGTTGGCCCTGGCGGGGGCTGGACCCCCTACACCCCCGCCCAAGGGGGCTATTCCACGCCCACCACCTCGGCCCCCTGGGGCCAGGGGCGGGTAATCTGCACCGTGGCGCTCACCCCCGCCTTGTGGGCCATATCCAGCATCTCGTAGCCGATGGTCATCTCCCGCCCGCGGGTGAGGGCGACAATGCTAGACCCCGCCCCCGATAGGAACACTCCCAACGCCCCCGCGTCCAATGCCGCCTTGAAGATAAGGGGCATGGCGGGGAACAGGGCCTGACGCGCCGGCTGGTGGAGGCGGTCCTGGGTGGCCAAAGCCAGGTCGTCCCAGCGGCGGCTGTGCAGAGCGTTGACCAGCAAAGCCACCCGCCCCAGGTTGAACACGGCGTCGGGGCGGCTGACCTGGGGCGGGAGCACCGCCCGCGCCTGCTGGGTGGGCATGGGCTGATCGGGAATGAGCACTACCACCCGTAGGTCGGGGGCAAGGGGCACCGCCGCTGTATGCAGACGCCCCTCCGCCTGCACCACGATTTGACAGCCCCCCAGCAGGGCAGGGGCCACATTATCGGGATGTCCTTCTATCTCGGTGGCCATCTCCAGGAGCGTTGGGATATCCAGAGGGTTGCCCATCAGGGCGTTGGCAGCCACCAGCCCCCCTACGATGGCTGCACTGCTGGAGCCCAGCCCGCGCGCTAGGGGGATGAAGTTGCGGCAGGTAAGGGCGAGGGGGGGTATGGGATGTCCTGCCCGCTGGAAGGCCCTCTGCACCGCCTGGTAGACCAGGTTCTCCGGCCCGGCGGGG is part of the Dehalococcoidia bacterium genome and harbors:
- the thrB gene encoding homoserine kinase codes for the protein MLKRRVEVRVPATTANLGPGFDCLGMALELFNLVRLETGRSGVIITGEGADTLPAGPENLVYQAVQRAFQRAGHPIPPLALTCRNFIPLARGLGSSSAAIVGGLVAANALMGNPLDIPTLLEMATEIEGHPDNVAPALLGGCQIVVQAEGRLHTAAVPLAPDLRVVVLIPDQPMPTQQARAVLPPQVSRPDAVFNLGRVALLVNALHSRRWDDLALATQDRLHQPARQALFPAMPLIFKAALDAGALGVFLSGAGSSIVALTRGREMTIGYEMLDMAHKAGVSATVQITRPWPQGAEVVGVE